In Melitaea cinxia chromosome Z, ilMelCinx1.1, whole genome shotgun sequence, a single window of DNA contains:
- the LOC123668484 gene encoding GATOR complex protein NPRL2-like, with product MQVYLDSASDIEHDNRIDPKIPLMTSKIMETRYYEGCGRQGPIRCIFLGEFHPVAGPKISCQFPDDYVSKELFDSISAYIIPKPQIQKCTMTINALGHKIVGYPIRIDNSRYERNMYLFNLCFVCDSWSKTVQYEPVVKKLGEHLTIMEEETGFVSSGSTKLPTLLAHLLHDLNTHRKSTLVEGDTVMHLKVLEVRKDPIIVHDFDVPVLVASVGLPRPGRPPRIVPQEGSEQISQEHLDVEDEEPFEIDMDADWDLTTRQLLPHINGYNHVSKLASDTNVEKTLVKSCIQNLVYYGVVVLIPVLKFSNMYRATPNLSRLFSDIEMQKSCISFLSNGCENKEKPVLSDILGILCSLQQGTTLRAVCERFFPTPGVPFDVRRLVVFAQIHGLIKCLKRYPVYVRSPVRHNGFNQRVDSVLGIRRLFNGKHNVDEICCLARMDMPTLDQIIDDDPNVAIIWR from the exons ATGCAAGTCTATCTAGATTCTGCATCCGATATTGAGCATGATAACAGGATAGATCCAAAAATCCCCTTAATGACCTCGAAAATCATGGAAACACGATACTACGAGGGATGTGGACGGCAGGGTCCCATCCGCTGCATTTTCCTGGGGGAGTTCCACCCTGTAGCAGGACCCAAAATATCCTGTCAG TTTCCCGATGACTATGTATCAAAAGAACTGTTTGATTCAATAAGTGCTTACATCATTCCAAAACCTCAGATACAGAAATGTACAATGactat AAATGCTCTTGGTCACAAAATAGTTGGATATCCAATAAGAATAGATAATTCAAGATATGAACGCAATATGTACCTGTTTAACTTATGTTTTGTGTGTGATAGCTGGTCGAAGACTGTGCAATATGAACCCGTTGTGAAGAAACTCGGAGAACATTTA ACAATTATGGAGGAAGAAACTGGATTTGTGTCCAGTGGTTCAACAAAGCTGCCAACACTACTCGCCCATTTATTACATGACCTTAACACACATAGAAAATCTACTTTGGTTG AAGGCGATACAGTAATGCATTTAAAAGTGCTGGAAGTACGTAAAGACCCAATAATTGTGCATGATTTTGATGTCCCAGTATTAGTAGCATCTGTAGGCCTTCCGAGGCCGGGCAGGCCTCCTCGAATAGTGCCACAAGAGGGTTCAGAACAAATAAGCCAGGAACACTTGGATGTAGAAGATGAGGAACCCTTTGAAATAGATATGGATGCTGATTGGGATCTCACTACGAGACAA CTTTTACCGCATATAAATGGCTATAACCATGTATCAAAGTTAGCATCGGACACAAATGTTGAGAAGACTCTTGTCAAAtcgtgtatacaaaatttagtGTACTACGGTGTG GTAGTTTTAATCCcagtattaaaatttagtaatatgTATCGAGCAACGCCGAATCTTAGCAGATTATTCAGTGATATTGAAATGCAGAAATCATGTATCTCATTCCTAAGCAACGGatgtgaaaataaagaaaag CCGGTACTCTCAGATATACTGGGAATACTCTGTTCACTACAGCAAGGTACGACGCTAAGGGCGGTGTGTGAAAGGTTTTTCCCTACGCCCGGTGTGCCCTTCGACGTGCGACGTTTAGTTGTGTTTGCACAAATACACGGacttattaaatgtttaaaaag GTACCCAGTGTACGTCCGTAGTCCAGTGCGACATAATGGTTTCAACCAGCGTGTGGATTCAGTGTTGGGCATAAGACGACTTTTCAACGGTAAACATAACGTTGACGAGATCTGCTGTCTGGCACGTATGGACATGCCTACTCTCGATCAAATTATAGACGATGATCCCAATGTTGCCATTATATGGAggtag
- the LOC123668481 gene encoding proton-coupled amino acid transporter-like protein CG1139, which produces MKTKEKSNISHIDGSVVSVNCDRKVKVIILLLQCSVFLVTSEDSPETKDIGVDDYDDDIGRKHRKKKKHQNNPCYGGYGRTLGEKFGSHDYTYVNAPVTNYFFGCGGGLPVAPVQPYPVHIVQGGHGHGGHGHGGHGHSGHGHGGHGFGSYGGGFGIGGQNYGGYGGQYQNPFGGPNYGYNQPYQYNQYPNYNRPLQNVVSAAASGFGNAVAGTNPDGYNAFQSREQIINVQNKSQLNHDDGIDGHHQVSHPTSYTETLLHLFRGNIGSGLLAMGDAFRNGGIIFAPVMTALLGLICVHAQHLLLSCSEEIYFKTKRDRLPGFAETVSLVFEYGPARLRSLAPIMKVLVNTFLCITQLGFCCVYIVFIATNTKMICDDYGIYIELSIHMIFVVIPILVICMVRNLKYLTPFSTVANILMALGVGAVMYEAMQDLPPVQSREFLAPWHQLPLYFGTAIYAFEGIGLVLPLKNEMKNREQFQKPLGVLNVGMVLVASIFIVVGFFGYLKWGEDVAGSLTLNLQRGSPLSTTVQVLITVAMLLTYPLQFYVPVALTWPAVRKKCGERFIVAKELGYRALLVMLTFILAESIPQLGLFISLVGAISSTTLALMFPPIIQLVSTYQNNKTIPVFMLSKNVLILTLGIFIFVTGTYQSVASIIRAF; this is translated from the exons ATGAAGACCAAAGAAAAGAGCAACATCAGCCATATCGACGGCAGTGTGGTGTCTGTTAACTGTGACAGG AAAGTTAAAGTTATCATCTTACTCTTGCAATGTTCTGTATTCCTGGTAACTTCGGAGGATTCGCCTGAGACTAAAGACATCGGTGTAGacgattatgatgatgatattgGACGAAAACAtcgaaagaaaaagaaacatcaaaataatCCTTGTTATGGGGGATATGGAAGGACGTTAGGGGAGAAGTTTGGATCACACGACTATACATACGTGAACGCCCCCGttacaaattacttttttggCTGCGGTGGGGGCTTACCAGTTGCTCCTGTACAACCGTATCCTGTTCACATTGTCCAAGGGGGTCATGGCCATGGAGGTCATGGCCATGGGGGACATGGCCACAGCGGTCATGGTCATGGAGGTCACGGATTTGGTAGCTATGGAGGGGGTTTCGGAATCGGGGGTCAAAATTATGGAGGATACGGCGGACAATACCAAAACCCATTTGGAGGGCCTAACTATGGTTACAATCAGCCTTACCAGTATAATCAATATCCGAATTACAACAGACCGTTACAAAACGTGGTGTCCGCTGCTGCTTCGGGCTTCGGAAATGCAGTTGCGGG TACGAACCCTGACGGATACAACGCTTTCCAATCAAGAGAGCAAATAATTAATGTTCAAAACAAGAGCCAATTAAACCATGACGACGGAATCGATGGTCACCATCAAGTCAGTCATCCTACATC GTACACTGAGACATTGTTACATTTGTTTCGTGGGAACATTGGATCAGGACTACTGGCTATGGGAGATGCCTTCAGGAATGGCGGCATTATTTTCGCCCCAGTCATGACAGCTTTACTTGGTTTAATCTGTGTTCATGCCCAGCATTTACTT CTAAGCTGTTcagaagaaatatattttaagacgaAACGAGACAGGTTGCCAGGGTTCGCTGAAACTGTATCGCTCGTTTTCGAATATGGACCGGCAAGACTTCGATCCCTGGCGCCTATTATGAAAGTTCTTGTTAATACTTTCCTTTGCATCACACAGCTCGGCTTCTGCTGTGTGTATATCGTATTCATAGCGACAAATACTAAAATG ATATGTGACGATTACGGTATTTACATAGAATTGTCGATCCACATGATATTCGTGGTGATACCGATTTTGGTTATTTGTATGGTACGAAACTTGAAATATCTGACCCCATTCTCCACGGTTGCGAACATTCTGATGGCACTGGGAGTTGGAGCAGTGATGTATGAGGCCATGCAAGACCTGCCCCCAGTTCAGTCGAGGGAATTTCTGGCACCCTGGCATCAATTGCCACTCTATTTCGGTACTGCGATTTACGCTTTTGAGGGTATTGGTTTG gtCCTACCCTTGAAGAACGAAATGAAAAACCGCGAACAATTTCAAAAGCCTTTGGGTGTCTTGAACGTTGGGATGGTCCTCGTGGCTAGCATTTTCATCGTTGTTGGTTTCTTCGGCTACCTGAAATGGGGAGAGGATGTCGCTGGAAGTCTCACGCTAAACTTACAACGAGGATCTCC GCTCAGTACAACGGTCCAAGTGCTGATCACCGTAGCGATGTTGCTGACCTATCCGCTACAATTCTACGTTCCCGTTGCTTTAACCTGGCCTGCAGTACGCAAGAAGTGTGGTGAAAGGTTCATCGTAGCCAAGGAACTGGGTTACAGAGCTCTGTTGGTGATGCTTACTT ttatcttGGCGGAATCTATCCCACAACTCGGGCTCTTCATATCTCTGGTGGGTGCAATCAGCAGCACGACGTTGGCTCTCATGTTCCCACCCATCATTCAGCTCGTCTCCACttaccaaaataataaaacgatacCTGTGTTCATGCTTTCCAAGAATGTACTAATCTTAACGCTTGGAATTTTCATCTTTGTCACCGGAACTTACCAGAGTGTTGCATCTATTATTCgagcattttaa